The following coding sequences lie in one Halorarum halophilum genomic window:
- a CDS encoding aminotransferase class III-fold pyridoxal phosphate-dependent enzyme translates to MDRDTVEPSVTTMPGKRAREWAEYHRDVAATSTYVYDFVWDITDDAEGPFVTDVDDNVLLDFTSHVAAAPLGYNNPKIMDRMAEFDLVDPTKIAGQDFYLSDGSDPGESSLPGPTELMHLLTDVTSHYGMDTVFLSNSGAEAVENAIKVCYDNSGGGKYGITFDGAFHGRTLGALSLNRSKSVYRKHFPEIPGVHDVPFCDDAGDDPAACSCGFFVDGGETSVLREKLHPKRGHVDAEEVSYLIMEPIQGEGGYRFPSEAFMREVADLCSEYDIPLIADEIQSGLGRTGEMWGSDHYAVEPDIITAAKGARVGATIGREDLFPDERARLSSTWGAGDIVASMQGVFTLEAIQEHDLLANAVARGEQFQETLTDADPDGVADVRGKGLMLGVEFESQELRDDVQHEALTDGLLTLSCGYDVLRILPPLDVTEREIGIGTDMLLDAIEEAA, encoded by the coding sequence ATGGACCGCGACACCGTCGAACCCAGCGTCACGACGATGCCCGGGAAGCGGGCACGGGAGTGGGCCGAGTACCACCGTGACGTGGCCGCGACGAGCACGTACGTCTACGACTTCGTCTGGGACATCACCGACGACGCGGAGGGGCCGTTCGTCACCGACGTCGACGACAACGTCCTGCTGGATTTCACCTCCCACGTCGCCGCCGCGCCGCTCGGGTACAACAACCCGAAGATCATGGACCGCATGGCGGAGTTCGACCTCGTCGATCCGACGAAGATCGCCGGCCAGGACTTCTACCTCTCCGACGGCAGCGACCCCGGCGAGTCGTCACTCCCCGGCCCCACTGAGCTGATGCACCTCCTGACGGACGTCACCTCCCACTACGGGATGGACACCGTGTTCCTCTCGAACTCCGGCGCGGAGGCGGTCGAGAACGCCATCAAGGTGTGCTACGACAACTCCGGCGGCGGCAAGTACGGGATCACGTTCGACGGCGCCTTCCACGGCCGGACGCTCGGGGCGCTGTCGCTCAACCGCTCGAAGTCGGTCTACCGCAAGCACTTCCCCGAAATTCCGGGCGTCCACGACGTCCCGTTCTGCGACGACGCCGGCGACGACCCGGCCGCGTGCTCGTGCGGCTTCTTCGTCGACGGCGGCGAGACCTCCGTCCTGCGCGAGAAGCTCCACCCGAAGCGCGGGCACGTCGACGCGGAGGAGGTGTCCTACCTCATCATGGAGCCGATCCAGGGCGAGGGGGGCTACCGGTTCCCGAGCGAGGCGTTCATGCGGGAGGTCGCCGACCTCTGTTCGGAGTACGACATCCCCCTGATCGCCGACGAGATCCAGTCGGGGCTCGGCCGCACGGGCGAGATGTGGGGCTCGGACCACTACGCCGTCGAACCCGACATCATCACGGCGGCGAAGGGCGCACGGGTCGGCGCGACCATCGGCCGCGAGGACCTGTTCCCCGACGAGCGGGCCAGGCTCTCCTCGACGTGGGGCGCCGGGGACATCGTGGCCTCGATGCAGGGCGTGTTCACCCTGGAGGCGATCCAGGAGCACGACCTGCTAGCGAACGCGGTCGCCCGCGGCGAGCAGTTCCAGGAGACGCTGACCGACGCCGATCCCGACGGCGTCGCCGACGTACGCGGCAAGGGGCTGATGCTCGGCGTCGAGTTCGAGTCGCAGGAACTGCGCGACGACGTCCAGCACGAGGCGCTCACCGACGGCCTGCTCACCCTCTCCTGTGGCTACGACGTCCTGCGGATCCTCCCGCCGCTCGACGTGACCGAACGCGAGATCGGCATCGGCACGGACATGCTCCTCGACGCGATCGAGGAAGCGGCGTAG
- a CDS encoding A/G-specific adenine glycosylase, translating into MTDRLPELAADADVEAAREALVSWYEADHREFPWRRTDDPYRILVSEVMSQQTQLSRVEEAYADFLDRWPAVTDLAAAERGDVVAFWSAHSLGYNNRAKYLHEAANQVVDEYDGSFPESPDELQELMGVGPYTANAVASFAFNNGDAVVDTNVKRVLHRAFGVPDDDAAFEEAASSLMPAGESRVWNNAIMELGGVACGTTPRCEEAGCPWRRWCHAYRTGDFTAPDVPEQPSFEGSRRQFRGRVVSTLKEYDELPLSKLGPRIRVDYAPGGEYGREWLDGLLADLADDGLVEVEAGDGETVARLRR; encoded by the coding sequence ATGACGGACCGCCTCCCGGAACTGGCCGCCGACGCGGACGTCGAAGCCGCCCGCGAGGCGCTCGTCTCGTGGTACGAGGCGGACCACCGGGAGTTCCCGTGGCGCCGGACCGACGACCCGTACCGCATCCTCGTCTCGGAGGTGATGAGCCAGCAGACCCAGCTCTCGCGGGTCGAGGAGGCGTACGCCGACTTCCTCGACCGCTGGCCGGCGGTGACCGACCTCGCGGCGGCCGAGCGCGGCGACGTCGTCGCGTTCTGGTCGGCCCACTCGCTGGGGTACAACAACCGGGCGAAGTACCTCCACGAGGCCGCGAACCAGGTGGTGGACGAGTACGACGGCTCGTTCCCGGAGTCGCCCGACGAGCTGCAGGAGCTGATGGGCGTCGGCCCGTACACCGCGAACGCCGTCGCCTCGTTCGCGTTCAACAACGGCGACGCCGTGGTGGACACGAACGTCAAGCGGGTTCTCCACCGCGCGTTCGGCGTTCCCGACGACGACGCGGCGTTCGAGGAGGCCGCGTCGTCCCTGATGCCCGCGGGCGAGTCGCGGGTCTGGAACAACGCGATCATGGAACTGGGCGGCGTCGCCTGCGGCACGACGCCTCGGTGCGAGGAGGCCGGCTGTCCGTGGCGGCGCTGGTGTCACGCCTACAGGACCGGCGACTTCACGGCGCCCGACGTCCCCGAGCAGCCGAGCTTCGAGGGGAGCCGGCGCCAGTTCCGCGGCCGCGTCGTTTCGACGCTGAAGGAGTACGACGAACTCCCGCTGTCGAAGCTCGGCCCCCGAATCCGAGTGGACTACGCGCCAGGCGGCGAGTACGGTCGCGAGTGGCTCGACGGGCTGCTCGCGGACCTGGCCGACGACGGGTTGGTCGAGGTCGAGGCGGGCGACGGCGAGACCGTCGCGCGGCTTCGGCGGTAA
- a CDS encoding AIR synthase family protein: MANLGKVDREFFDELIYPNLGADREDVTLEPQHGVDFGAIAVGGRSVVLATDPVFVMPSLGFERAAWFAFHILMSDVAVSGLPPTHLSIDFNLPPEITDDQFRTLWETFDREARDLGVGVVTGHTARYAGCNYPMVGGATVLGVGDPDDVVRPDGARPGDAVVVTKGPAIETTGLLSIQFEELLDLPADTVEAAQERFSDMSPVRDALTAAAAGDVTAMHDATECGVYGGLFELARAGGVRLDVKRDEIPVLPGVREICDFFDIDPWAAISEGTLLCTVAPGNVGDVLDALDAEGIPAAEVGTASDGDGVYVDGDRIEHPGVDPFWGAFEENMEKLEESS; this comes from the coding sequence ATGGCCAACCTCGGAAAGGTCGACCGCGAGTTCTTCGACGAACTGATCTACCCGAACCTCGGCGCGGACAGGGAGGACGTGACGCTCGAACCCCAGCACGGCGTCGACTTCGGCGCGATCGCCGTCGGCGGGCGAAGCGTCGTACTGGCGACGGATCCGGTGTTCGTCATGCCGTCGCTCGGCTTCGAGCGTGCGGCGTGGTTCGCGTTCCACATCCTGATGAGCGACGTGGCCGTGAGCGGTCTGCCGCCCACCCACCTCTCGATCGATTTCAACCTCCCGCCCGAGATCACCGACGACCAGTTCCGCACCCTCTGGGAGACGTTCGACCGCGAGGCACGCGATCTCGGCGTCGGCGTCGTCACCGGCCACACCGCCCGCTACGCCGGCTGTAACTACCCGATGGTCGGCGGCGCGACGGTCCTCGGCGTGGGCGACCCCGACGACGTCGTCCGCCCCGACGGCGCGCGGCCGGGTGACGCCGTCGTCGTCACCAAGGGACCGGCGATCGAGACGACCGGACTGCTCTCCATCCAGTTCGAGGAGCTACTCGACCTGCCTGCCGACACCGTCGAGGCCGCCCAGGAGCGCTTCTCGGACATGAGCCCCGTGCGCGACGCGCTGACCGCGGCCGCGGCCGGCGACGTGACCGCGATGCACGACGCCACCGAGTGCGGCGTCTACGGCGGGCTCTTCGAACTGGCGCGGGCCGGCGGCGTCCGACTCGACGTCAAACGCGACGAGATCCCGGTGCTCCCGGGCGTCCGGGAGATCTGCGACTTCTTCGATATCGACCCGTGGGCGGCGATCAGCGAGGGAACGCTCCTCTGCACCGTCGCGCCGGGGAACGTCGGGGACGTCCTCGACGCGCTCGACGCCGAGGGGATCCCGGCGGCCGAGGTCGGGACGGCGAGCGATGGCGACGGCGTGTACGTGGACGGCGACCGCATCGAACACCCCGGCGTCGACCCCTTCTGGGGCGCCTTCGAGGAGAACATGGAGAAACTGGAGGAGAGCTCGTGA
- the thiD gene encoding bifunctional hydroxymethylpyrimidine kinase/phosphomethylpyrimidine kinase, which translates to MRTSAPELRPVSLTIAGSDSGGGAGIQADIKTMEARGAFATSVITSVTAQNTRGVRSAYTLLLEEIEAQYEAVVSDFDVRAVKTGMLAEAPVVERVTEWAADVDAPVVVDPVMIATSGDRLLEPAGEDAYEALIRESTLVTPNADEAAVLTDVRPVDAETAREAGEVLVDRGATAALVKGGHVEGESVRDVLVTGDDVEEFVHPRIATDATHGSGCTLSSAIAANLAQGESLKPAVERGVEFTERAVRYPLDVGAGSGSVHHLAELRERAARQPTAERVEAVVRAFVDADVGPLVPEVGMNVVGATPYAESVGETAAVEGRITRTLDGVHPNRGVRFGASSHVARFLLATRERDPSLRFAVNCRFDGEVEAALPALDGPVSEFERAEEPEDVKAEEGSTMGWGARRSFERVDGTPVAVVDRGEVGKEAIVKLLADDAETLRERTLSLLGAVAAGG; encoded by the coding sequence ATCCGAACGTCGGCGCCCGAACTCCGGCCTGTTTCGCTCACGATCGCCGGGAGCGACTCGGGCGGCGGCGCGGGGATACAGGCCGACATCAAGACGATGGAGGCCCGCGGCGCGTTCGCGACCAGCGTGATCACGAGCGTGACGGCACAGAACACGCGCGGCGTGCGAAGCGCGTACACGCTCCTGCTCGAGGAGATCGAGGCGCAGTACGAGGCGGTCGTCTCCGACTTCGACGTGCGCGCGGTGAAGACGGGCATGCTCGCCGAAGCGCCGGTCGTCGAGCGCGTGACGGAGTGGGCGGCCGACGTCGACGCTCCCGTCGTCGTCGACCCCGTGATGATCGCGACCTCCGGCGACCGACTACTCGAACCCGCGGGCGAGGACGCCTACGAGGCGTTGATCCGGGAGTCCACGCTGGTCACGCCCAACGCGGACGAGGCGGCGGTACTCACCGACGTCAGGCCGGTCGACGCCGAAACGGCCCGGGAGGCCGGCGAGGTGCTGGTCGACCGCGGCGCGACCGCGGCGCTCGTGAAGGGCGGTCACGTCGAGGGGGAGTCGGTCCGGGACGTGCTCGTGACCGGCGACGACGTCGAGGAGTTCGTCCACCCGCGGATCGCAACCGACGCGACCCACGGCTCCGGCTGTACCCTGTCGAGCGCCATCGCCGCGAACCTCGCGCAGGGGGAGTCGCTGAAGCCGGCCGTCGAGCGGGGCGTCGAGTTCACAGAGCGGGCGGTCCGCTACCCGCTGGACGTCGGAGCGGGTTCCGGATCGGTCCACCACCTGGCCGAACTCCGCGAGCGGGCCGCCCGCCAGCCGACGGCCGAGCGGGTCGAGGCGGTCGTCCGCGCGTTCGTCGACGCCGACGTCGGCCCGCTCGTCCCCGAGGTGGGGATGAACGTGGTCGGCGCGACCCCGTACGCCGAGTCGGTCGGCGAGACCGCCGCCGTCGAGGGCCGCATCACGCGTACGCTGGACGGCGTGCATCCGAACCGCGGCGTCCGGTTCGGGGCCTCCAGCCACGTCGCGCGGTTCCTGCTCGCGACGCGCGAGCGCGACCCGAGCCTGCGGTTCGCCGTCAACTGCCGCTTCGACGGGGAGGTCGAGGCGGCGCTCCCCGCGCTCGACGGGCCGGTGAGCGAGTTCGAGCGCGCGGAGGAGCCGGAGGACGTGAAGGCCGAGGAGGGGAGTACGATGGGGTGGGGCGCCCGTCGGTCGTTCGAGCGAGTCGACGGCACGCCGGTCGCGGTGGTCGACCGCGGGGAGGTCGGGAAGGAGGCGATCGTCAAGCTCCTGGCCGACGACGCGGAGACACTGCGCGAGCGGACGCTGTCGTTGCTCGGGGCGGTGGCCGCCGGTGGCTGA
- a CDS encoding Gfo/Idh/MocA family protein, translating into MVETAVDSETAHAGEADPLRVGVVGGGYIGTTVGGEFVEHEDARVDALVDIDEGVLETAGVELGVDADSRYTDYAAMLDAEALDAVLIGTPHTLHYDQVLAAFEHDLHVLCDKPLTTDLDDARALVERDRERDEVLMVGYQRHLYEAFVEARGVWDEEGREPRWITAEVCQDWVDRFEGTWRQNPDLSGGGYLYDTGSHLLDCVLWSTRLTPESVSASMEFVDDEERVDGRANVTVRFTNGATASFSLSGETPCMREHVRMWDGQGAVALDSQDWEPSEYAEIDEESGEYRPRIEYEDQRTKADAFVDAIRTDEKPVATALDGLRVTAVTEAAYESARGDGSFVAVDPDDVALE; encoded by the coding sequence ATGGTAGAGACCGCGGTAGACAGCGAGACCGCCCATGCCGGCGAGGCAGACCCACTCCGGGTCGGCGTCGTCGGCGGTGGGTACATCGGAACGACGGTGGGCGGGGAGTTCGTCGAGCACGAGGACGCGCGCGTCGACGCGCTCGTCGACATCGACGAGGGGGTCCTCGAAACGGCCGGCGTCGAACTGGGGGTCGACGCCGACTCCAGGTACACCGACTACGCGGCGATGCTCGACGCCGAGGCGCTCGACGCGGTGCTCATCGGGACGCCCCACACCCTCCACTACGACCAGGTCCTCGCGGCGTTCGAGCACGACCTCCACGTGCTCTGCGACAAGCCGCTCACGACCGACCTCGACGACGCGCGCGCCCTCGTGGAGCGCGACCGCGAACGCGACGAGGTGCTGATGGTCGGCTACCAGCGTCACCTCTACGAGGCGTTCGTCGAGGCACGCGGGGTGTGGGACGAGGAGGGACGCGAGCCCCGCTGGATCACCGCCGAGGTGTGTCAGGACTGGGTCGACCGCTTCGAGGGGACCTGGCGGCAGAATCCGGACCTCTCCGGCGGCGGCTACCTGTACGACACCGGGAGCCACCTGCTCGACTGCGTGCTGTGGAGCACCCGGCTCACCCCCGAGTCCGTCTCGGCGAGCATGGAATTCGTCGACGACGAGGAGCGCGTCGACGGCCGAGCGAACGTCACCGTCCGGTTCACGAACGGCGCAACGGCCTCGTTCTCGCTCTCTGGCGAGACCCCGTGCATGCGCGAGCACGTGCGGATGTGGGACGGGCAGGGCGCCGTCGCGCTCGACAGCCAGGACTGGGAGCCGAGCGAGTACGCCGAGATCGACGAGGAGAGCGGCGAGTACCGCCCGCGGATCGAGTACGAGGACCAGCGGACGAAGGCCGACGCGTTCGTCGACGCGATCAGGACGGACGAGAAGCCCGTGGCGACCGCCCTCGACGGCCTTCGGGTGACCGCCGTCACCGAGGCGGCCTACGAGTCGGCACGCGGCGACGGGTCGTTCGTCGCCGTCGACCCCGACGACGTGGCGCTGGAGTAG
- a CDS encoding sulfatase-like hydrolase/transferase: protein MADSRPNVLFVLTDQERYDYTAPDGPPVETPELDRLSRDGVRFERAYTPTSICSSARASLLTGLYPHNHGMVNNTHEADAIQPNLPPDLPTFGEGLADVGYRNTYLGKWHVGRDQTPDDFGFSYLGGSDAHHDNIDSAFGEYRADMGVEVDEADLEDPIYTDDGSLVAATDPVPVEATRPYFLAERTIEELRRAADADAPFFHRTDFLGPHHPYVVPEPYASMYDPDEIELPNSYAETFDGKPQVHENYVDYRGVREFGRETWAEVIAANRGFMTLIDDQVGRVLNAIDDLGLTDDTVVAHASDHGDFVGGHRQFNKGPLMYEDTYHVPLQIRWPGVVESGSVDDVPVRLHDLMPTFLDVCDAPIPDGLDARSLRPLLEGDRPDDWPEAVVSEYHGDEFGLYTQRMIHTGDYKYVFNSPDVDELYDLRDDPAELQNLIEHPDFEAVRRDLRERLVDWMHGTDDPLRQWGAQALG, encoded by the coding sequence ATGGCCGATAGTCGCCCGAACGTCCTCTTCGTCCTGACCGACCAGGAGCGGTACGACTACACGGCCCCTGACGGGCCGCCAGTCGAGACGCCCGAACTCGACCGGCTGTCGCGGGACGGGGTGCGGTTCGAGCGGGCGTACACGCCGACGAGCATCTGCTCCAGCGCCCGCGCGTCGCTGCTGACGGGGCTCTACCCCCACAACCACGGGATGGTGAACAACACGCACGAGGCCGACGCCATCCAGCCGAACCTGCCGCCCGACCTCCCAACGTTCGGGGAGGGACTCGCCGACGTCGGCTACCGCAACACCTATCTCGGCAAGTGGCACGTCGGCCGCGACCAGACGCCGGACGACTTCGGCTTCTCGTACCTCGGCGGTAGCGACGCGCACCACGACAACATCGACAGTGCGTTCGGGGAGTACCGGGCTGACATGGGGGTCGAGGTGGACGAGGCGGACCTGGAGGACCCGATATACACGGACGACGGGTCGCTGGTGGCCGCGACCGACCCCGTCCCCGTCGAGGCGACGCGGCCGTACTTCCTCGCGGAGCGGACGATCGAGGAACTCCGCCGGGCGGCCGACGCGGACGCCCCGTTCTTCCACCGGACGGACTTCCTCGGCCCGCACCACCCCTACGTCGTCCCCGAGCCGTACGCCTCGATGTACGACCCGGACGAGATCGAGCTCCCGAACTCGTACGCCGAGACGTTCGACGGCAAGCCCCAGGTCCACGAGAACTACGTCGACTACCGGGGCGTCAGGGAGTTCGGCCGGGAGACGTGGGCCGAGGTGATCGCCGCCAACCGGGGGTTCATGACACTCATCGACGACCAGGTCGGCCGGGTACTCAACGCGATCGACGACCTGGGCCTGACCGACGACACGGTCGTGGCGCACGCGTCCGACCACGGCGACTTCGTCGGGGGGCACCGCCAGTTCAACAAGGGGCCACTGATGTACGAGGACACCTACCACGTCCCGCTCCAGATACGCTGGCCCGGCGTCGTCGAGTCGGGGTCGGTGGACGACGTCCCCGTCCGGCTCCACGACCTGATGCCGACGTTCCTCGACGTCTGCGACGCCCCGATTCCGGACGGGCTGGACGCCCGGAGCCTCCGACCGCTGCTGGAGGGCGACCGGCCCGACGACTGGCCGGAGGCCGTCGTCTCGGAGTACCACGGCGACGAGTTCGGGCTCTACACCCAGCGGATGATTCACACCGGCGACTACAAGTACGTCTTCAACTCGCCGGACGTCGACGAGCTCTACGACCTCCGCGACGATCCCGCGGAGCTACAGAACCTGATCGAACATCCCGACTTCGAGGCGGTCCGTCGGGACCTGCGCGAGCGACTCGTCGACTGGATGCACGGGACCGACGACCCCCTGCGACAGTGGGGGGCGCAGGCCCTCGGGTGA
- a CDS encoding sulfatase yields MTGRPNVVLVVMDTMRARDASEDVAPTLTALGREGTLFANAFSSAPWTVPSHGSLFTGTYSSKHGTHGENPALGTSLRTLPECFSDAGYETVGFSNNTWITDEFDFDRGFDRLHRGWQYVQSDVDLGPVVRSKSLSGTVEAARERLFEGSPLVNVANLLYSEVFQPAGADGGARTNDHVRRWLGGRDDDRPFFLFLNFLEPHVPYDPPREHAEPYLPDGVSYEEATEIRQEPRAFDVGEYDLSDEEFAALRGLYRGEMSYVDEHLAELRTALADAGEWDDTVIAVCGDHGENVGDHGLFGHQYNVYDTALHVPLVVSGGSFDGDCRREELVQLLDLPATLLDAAGIDAPAFRDQQQGRSLHSGATSEPREAVFAEYLAPQPPMEALESRFGEAAANVSDYYRTLRTVRTRRWKYVRGGDGERELYRVDRDPYETVDRSAEEPRVVRRLDDRLDEWLASFEHADPDAGAGDDDIADATLDRLAELGYR; encoded by the coding sequence ATGACGGGACGGCCCAACGTCGTCCTCGTCGTGATGGACACGATGCGCGCCCGCGACGCGAGCGAGGACGTCGCCCCGACGTTGACCGCGCTCGGGCGCGAGGGGACGCTGTTCGCGAACGCGTTCAGCAGCGCCCCGTGGACGGTCCCATCCCACGGCTCCTTGTTCACTGGAACCTACTCGTCGAAGCACGGCACGCACGGCGAGAACCCCGCGCTCGGCACCTCGTTGCGGACACTCCCCGAGTGTTTCTCGGACGCCGGCTACGAGACGGTCGGCTTCTCGAACAACACGTGGATCACCGACGAGTTCGACTTCGACCGCGGCTTCGACCGGCTCCACCGCGGCTGGCAGTACGTCCAGTCGGACGTCGACCTCGGGCCCGTCGTCCGGTCGAAGTCGCTCTCCGGAACGGTAGAGGCCGCGAGGGAGCGGCTGTTCGAGGGGAGCCCGCTGGTCAACGTCGCGAACCTCCTCTACAGCGAGGTGTTCCAGCCGGCGGGCGCCGACGGCGGGGCCCGGACGAACGACCACGTCCGGCGTTGGCTCGGCGGACGCGACGACGACCGCCCGTTCTTCCTCTTCCTCAACTTCCTGGAGCCGCACGTCCCCTACGACCCGCCCCGGGAGCACGCGGAGCCGTACCTCCCCGACGGGGTGAGCTACGAGGAGGCGACGGAGATCCGCCAGGAACCGCGCGCGTTCGACGTGGGCGAGTACGACCTGAGCGACGAGGAGTTCGCGGCGCTGCGAGGGCTCTACAGGGGGGAGATGTCGTACGTGGACGAGCACCTCGCCGAACTGCGGACCGCGCTCGCCGACGCGGGGGAGTGGGACGACACCGTGATCGCCGTCTGCGGCGACCACGGCGAGAACGTCGGCGACCACGGGCTCTTCGGCCACCAGTACAACGTGTACGACACCGCGTTGCACGTCCCGCTCGTCGTCTCCGGCGGGTCGTTCGACGGTGACTGCCGCCGCGAGGAGCTGGTGCAGCTCCTGGACCTTCCCGCGACGCTCCTGGACGCGGCTGGGATCGACGCGCCGGCGTTCCGCGACCAGCAGCAGGGTCGGTCGCTCCACTCCGGCGCCACGAGCGAGCCTCGCGAGGCAGTGTTCGCGGAGTACCTCGCCCCGCAGCCGCCGATGGAGGCGCTGGAGTCGCGGTTCGGGGAAGCTGCCGCCAACGTCAGCGACTACTACCGAACCCTCCGGACGGTCCGGACGCGCCGGTGGAAGTACGTCCGCGGGGGCGACGGTGAACGGGAACTGTACCGGGTCGACCGGGACCCGTACGAGACGGTCGACAGGAGTGCCGAGGAACCCCGGGTGGTTCGGCGGCTCGACGACCGGCTCGACGAGTGGCTGGCGTCGTTCGAGCACGCCGACCCCGACGCCGGAGCCGGCGACGACGACATCGCCGACGCGACGCTGGACAGACTGGCCGAACTCGGCTACCGCTGA
- a CDS encoding DUF7563 family protein, giving the protein MPTCQNCESFVTERYVKVFEPEGITSPRACPHCEDMVRRGKTVRAKKN; this is encoded by the coding sequence ATGCCGACCTGCCAGAACTGTGAGTCGTTCGTCACAGAACGCTACGTGAAGGTGTTCGAACCCGAGGGGATCACCAGCCCCCGTGCGTGCCCCCACTGCGAGGACATGGTCCGCCGCGGGAAGACCGTCCGCGCGAAGAAGAACTGA
- a CDS encoding SHOCT domain-containing protein, whose translation MTGLDTSPLRRLHRLLEHYTPDGTLGRLLLGGPLLVLAPVLFFGGFAMVTGAMSFLVFVTGLVFLLASPPSLVLGVVCLWPVYLSLIGNLESPEAYPGTNRPTGRSDYEEDANPEATLKRRYAEGDITREEFEERLDALLDAGELGRGRGRRRTTSEREREMESAR comes from the coding sequence ATGACCGGTCTCGATACGTCCCCCCTCCGCCGGCTCCACCGCCTCCTCGAACACTACACGCCCGACGGGACGCTCGGGCGACTGCTGCTCGGGGGCCCGCTTCTCGTACTCGCGCCGGTGCTGTTCTTCGGCGGCTTCGCCATGGTCACCGGCGCGATGTCGTTCCTCGTGTTCGTCACGGGACTCGTCTTCCTCCTCGCATCCCCTCCGAGCCTCGTCCTGGGGGTGGTCTGCCTCTGGCCCGTGTACCTCTCGCTCATCGGGAACCTCGAATCGCCCGAGGCGTACCCGGGGACGAACCGTCCGACCGGCCGGTCAGACTACGAGGAGGACGCGAACCCCGAGGCGACGCTGAAGCGGCGGTACGCGGAGGGCGACATCACCCGCGAGGAGTTCGAGGAGCGCCTCGACGCCCTACTCGACGCTGGCGAACTGGGACGCGGTCGGGGGCGACGCCGGACGACGAGCGAGCGGGAACGCGAGATGGAGTCCGCCCGGTAG
- a CDS encoding SDR family NAD(P)-dependent oxidoreductase produces the protein MHAEFDFTDSVVLVTGACGALGSAVVDEFADAGATVAACDVVDVDDEDSLLDPGEGVRFRRADFTDETEVAETVEAVVDEHGRLDCLLNIAGTWRGGDPVHETDAGQFGLLFDVNLKTAFLATKHALPHLRESEGAMVAVSARSGLEGGEGDALYRASKAGVRIFTESVAEENLGTVRANCVMPSVLDTPMNREMMEYSDEWVMPAEVARVMLFLCSDAATPTSGAAVPVYGEA, from the coding sequence ATGCACGCCGAGTTCGACTTCACCGATTCCGTGGTGCTGGTCACGGGTGCCTGCGGTGCGCTCGGGAGCGCCGTGGTGGACGAGTTCGCGGACGCGGGCGCGACCGTCGCCGCCTGCGACGTCGTGGACGTGGACGACGAGGACAGCCTGCTCGACCCCGGCGAGGGCGTGCGCTTCCGTCGGGCGGACTTCACCGACGAGACGGAGGTGGCGGAGACGGTCGAGGCGGTCGTCGACGAGCACGGCCGGCTCGACTGCCTGCTGAACATCGCGGGCACATGGCGCGGCGGCGACCCGGTCCACGAGACGGATGCCGGCCAGTTCGGCCTGCTCTTCGACGTGAACCTGAAGACGGCGTTCCTCGCGACGAAGCACGCGCTCCCCCACCTCCGGGAGTCGGAGGGGGCGATGGTCGCCGTGTCGGCCCGGTCGGGGCTGGAGGGCGGCGAGGGGGACGCGCTCTACCGCGCGAGCAAGGCCGGCGTGCGCATATTCACGGAGTCCGTCGCCGAGGAGAACCTCGGGACCGTGCGGGCGAACTGCGTCATGCCGTCGGTGCTCGACACGCCGATGAACCGCGAGATGATGGAGTACAGCGACGAGTGGGTGATGCCGGCCGAGGTGGCCCGGGTGATGCTGTTCCTCTGTTCGGACGCGGCGACGCCGACGAGCGGGGCCGCCGTGCCGGTGTACGGCGAGGCTTGA